CTCGGCAACGCCCTGTCCGTCGGGTTCGAGCAGTTCCTGATCCAGCGCGACGCCGTCGGCCACGAGGCCGCGGACGTCCTGGACACCTTCTCCTTCTACTACGGCATCGCCACCGGCGGCTACAGCTACGGCGCGGCGGCCGGGCTCTTCAAGAGCGTGGTCTCCCTGCTGCTCATCTGGGGTGCCAACAAGCTGGCGCACGCCTTCGGCGAGGACGGGCTGTATCGCACATGACGAACGCACTCACCATCGGTTCGCGGGGCGGGAAACACCGCACGGCGGCGACGGCCGCCCGACGCCGGACCCACTCCGCCCGCCCCTCCTGGGACGAGCCGCCGACCCCGGTCGGCCAGGCCGCGAAGGGCCTCACACTCGGCGGGACGCTCGCCGTCATCCTGGTCCCGCTCTGGATCATCGTACTGACCAGCTTCTCCACCCCCGGGGCCATCAACCGGGCCGGCGGCCTGGTGATCTGGCCGGACGGCCTGTCCACCGAGACGTACCGCCAGATGCTCGGCGACCCGACCATCGTCACCGCGCTGGGGGTGAGCCTGGGCATCACCGTGGTCGGCACCGCGCTGTCCATGGTCGTCTCGATCCTGTGCGCCTACGGCCTCTCCCGGCCCCGGTCGTTCGGGCACCGCTTCCTCCTGATGCTGCTGATCGTCACGATGTTCGTCAGCGGCGGCCTGATCCCGGGCTTCCTGGTGGTCACCGGACTGGGCGGCTACGGCCAGTGGTGGGCGCTGATCCTGCCGAGCGCGGTCTCCGTCTTCAACATCCTGGTGCTGCGCGCCTTCTACCAGGAGACCTCCTCCGAACTGATCGACGCGGCCCGGATGGACGGCGCCGGGGAGTGGCGGATCCTGTGGTCCGTCGTCCTGCCCACCTCACGCGCCGTCACCGCCGTCACCGCGCTGTTCTACGCCGTCGGCTACTGGAACTCGTTCTTCAACGTCATGCTCTACATGCCGACGGACAGTCAGAAATGGCCGCTGCAGTACGTGTTGCTCACCTACGTCAACCGGGCGAACGGCCTGCCCGGTTCGGTCAACTCGGGCTTCGGGGAGACCCACGCCCAGACCGCACCGCTGTCGCTGCAGATGGCGGTCGTCGTCCTCACCCTGGTACCACTGGTGATCGTGTACCCGTTCGTGCAGAAGCACCTGCGTACCGGTGTTCTCACCGGAGCGATCAAGGGCTGAGCCGTCCACTCCGGTCCGGCGCGCCCCCGCCGGACCGGGACCGGACCGGGAACACGCCCTCAACGGAACCGACACGAAGGAAACAGCGCGATGGTGACACTCGCCGATGTGGCCAGGCACGCCGGTGTCTCGTCCAGCACGGTCAGCTACGCCCTCAGCGGCAAGCGCCCGATCTCCCACGAGACCAGGACCCGCATCGAGCAGGCCATCACGGACCTCGGCTACCACCCCAACGCGGGCGCCCGGGCCCTGGCCGGCAAGCGCTCGCACATCATCGCCCTGGTCGTGCCGCTCCACCCCCAGGTGCACGTGCCCACCATGATGGAGATCGCCATCGCGGTCACCGTCGCGGCCCGCGAACACGGCTACGACGTCCTGCTGCTCACCAACGACGAAGGACCCGAAGGAGTCCGCAGGGTCGCCGCCACCGGACTCGCCGACGGCGTCATCCTGATGGACGTCCGACTGGACGACGACCGCATCCCGGTCCTGCGCGCCCAGGAGATCCCGGCCGCACTCATCGGCCTGCCCGACGACCCCACCGGACTCTCGTGCGTCGACCACGACTTCGCCACCGCGGGCGCGCTCTGCGCCGACCACCTGGCCGACCTCGGCCACCGCGACATCGCCTTCATCGGCTACAGCAGCGGCGTCTACCGGCGGCACGCCGGCTACGCCGAGCGCACCCTGAACGGCTTCCGCGCCCGCGCCGAACGGCGGGACCTGCGGTTCCTCCACCGGCCGTGCGAGGGCACGTACGAGAGCACGGCCGGCACCCTGGCCCGCATCCTCGCGGACCGGCCCGACACCACCGGGTTCGTCGTGCAGAACGAGGCCGCGATCGGCCCGCTGCTCAGTCTGCTGCGCGCCAGCGGACGGACCGTCCCGGAGGACGCCTCCGTCATCGCCATCTGCCCGGAGGCGATGGCCGAGCAGCACTCCCCCCGGCTCACCTCCGTGACCGGCCCGAAGAAGGACCTCGGACAGGTCGCCGTCGACCAGGTCATGGCGCGGATCGCCGCGACCACCGCGGGCGAGCAGCCCGACGACCAACTCCTCCTGATGCCACCGGAGCTGGTGGTACGCGAAAGCACCGCACCGGCCCCGCGCCGCCTTTGACACCACGACCGGAAAGAGGGTTCCCGGATGGACATCCGCCGGCTCACCGACCGCCTGGGCGGCCTAGCCTTCGGCGGGGACTACAACCCCGAGCAGTGGGACGCGGAGGTGTGGAAGCAGGACGACGAGCTCATGCGCCGGGCGCGCGTCAACCTGGCCACCGTCGGCGTCTTCTCCTGGGCCCTGATGGAACCCGAGGAGGGACGCCACGACTTCGACTGGCTCGACGCCCACCTCGACCGGCTGCACGCGGCCGGCGTCGCCGTCGACCTGGCCACCCCCACCGCCTCCCCGCCGCCCTGGTTCACCCTGGCCCACCCGGACGCCCTGCCGGTCGGCCCCGACGGCGCCCGCCTGACCCACGGCAGCCGGGACACCTACTGCCTCGCCGCCCCCGCCTACCGCCGGGCCGCCCGCCGCATCGCCGGCGCCCTCGCCGCACGCTACGGCGACCACCCGGCGCTCGCCCTGTGGCACGTGCACAACGAGTACGTCACCCTCTGCTTCTGCGACCACGCCGCGGCCGCCTTCCGGGTCTGGCTGCGCGCCCGCCACGGCTCCCTGGACGCCCTCAACGAGGCCTGGGGGACGAACTTCTGGAGCCAGCGCTACACCTCGTGGGAGCAGATCCTGCCGCCCCGCAAGAGCCAGTGGCACCGCAACCCCGGCCAGGCCCTGGACTACAACCGCTTCTGGTCCGACGAGACCCTCGCCGCCTACCGCGAGCAGCGCGACGCCATCCGCGCCCACAGCGACCGGCCGGTGACCACCAACCTGATGCTGCCCGGCTACCAGAACCTGGACCTGTGGGCGTTCGGCCGCGAGGTCGACCTGGTCTCGGTCAACCACTACCCCGACGCACCCGGCGTCGACGCCGCCGCCCACGCCGCCTTCGACGCCGACCGGGCCCGCTCCTTCGCCGGCGGGGCCCCCTGGCTGCTGATGGAATCGGGCACCAACACCGTCTACGCCGGCGGCCGCGTCCTCGCCAAGGATCCGGGGGACATCCTGCGCCACTCGCTCGGCCACATCGCCCGCGGCTCGGAGGGCGCGCTGTTCTTCCAGTGGCGCCAGTCCCGGGCCGGCGCCGAGACGTGGCACTCGGCGATGGTCCCGCACGCCGGGCCGGACAGCCGCACCTTCCGCGAGGTCACGGCGGCCGGGGAGGCCGTCGCCCGGCTCGGCGAACTCGCCGGCTCCACCGTACGGGCCGAGGTCGCCGTGCTGCACGACTCCGACGCCTGGTGGGCCATGCAGGTCGACGGGCTCCCCTCGTCCGAGCTCGACTACATCGCCCCGCTGCGCCGCGCCCACCGGGCGCTGTGGGACGCCGGACCGACCATCGACTTCGCCCACCCCGAGCACGACCTG
The DNA window shown above is from Streptomyces vietnamensis and carries:
- a CDS encoding carbohydrate ABC transporter permease, with amino-acid sequence MTNALTIGSRGGKHRTAATAARRRTHSARPSWDEPPTPVGQAAKGLTLGGTLAVILVPLWIIVLTSFSTPGAINRAGGLVIWPDGLSTETYRQMLGDPTIVTALGVSLGITVVGTALSMVVSILCAYGLSRPRSFGHRFLLMLLIVTMFVSGGLIPGFLVVTGLGGYGQWWALILPSAVSVFNILVLRAFYQETSSELIDAARMDGAGEWRILWSVVLPTSRAVTAVTALFYAVGYWNSFFNVMLYMPTDSQKWPLQYVLLTYVNRANGLPGSVNSGFGETHAQTAPLSLQMAVVVLTLVPLVIVYPFVQKHLRTGVLTGAIKG
- a CDS encoding LacI family DNA-binding transcriptional regulator, with the translated sequence MVTLADVARHAGVSSSTVSYALSGKRPISHETRTRIEQAITDLGYHPNAGARALAGKRSHIIALVVPLHPQVHVPTMMEIAIAVTVAAREHGYDVLLLTNDEGPEGVRRVAATGLADGVILMDVRLDDDRIPVLRAQEIPAALIGLPDDPTGLSCVDHDFATAGALCADHLADLGHRDIAFIGYSSGVYRRHAGYAERTLNGFRARAERRDLRFLHRPCEGTYESTAGTLARILADRPDTTGFVVQNEAAIGPLLSLLRASGRTVPEDASVIAICPEAMAEQHSPRLTSVTGPKKDLGQVAVDQVMARIAATTAGEQPDDQLLLMPPELVVRESTAPAPRRL
- a CDS encoding beta-galactosidase produces the protein MDIRRLTDRLGGLAFGGDYNPEQWDAEVWKQDDELMRRARVNLATVGVFSWALMEPEEGRHDFDWLDAHLDRLHAAGVAVDLATPTASPPPWFTLAHPDALPVGPDGARLTHGSRDTYCLAAPAYRRAARRIAGALAARYGDHPALALWHVHNEYVTLCFCDHAAAAFRVWLRARHGSLDALNEAWGTNFWSQRYTSWEQILPPRKSQWHRNPGQALDYNRFWSDETLAAYREQRDAIRAHSDRPVTTNLMLPGYQNLDLWAFGREVDLVSVNHYPDAPGVDAAAHAAFDADRARSFAGGAPWLLMESGTNTVYAGGRVLAKDPGDILRHSLGHIARGSEGALFFQWRQSRAGAETWHSAMVPHAGPDSRTFREVTAAGEAVARLGELAGSTVRAEVAVLHDSDAWWAMQVDGLPSSELDYIAPLRRAHRALWDAGPTIDFAHPEHDLSRYRVVLAPALFLLTDAGAENLRRYVADGGTLLVQHFGGIVDERLHARLGGYPAAPLREALGIRVEEHRPLRQDEEVTLSDGSTAGSWSESLRTEGAEVLAAYTHGMLAGSPALTRHDFGSGHGLYLSTRLDDADYAALVRRLLAEAGVAPELPGLPPGVEAVTRHAPDGRGWHVLLNHLDEAVPLPRPAHDLLTDATVSRLPAGGCAVLRKL